Proteins from a single region of Thunnus albacares chromosome 16, fThuAlb1.1, whole genome shotgun sequence:
- the ccdc25 gene encoding coiled-coil domain-containing protein 25 isoform X2 has product MGKDKYENEDLIKYGWPEDIWFHVDKLSSAHVYLRLPKGNTINDIPPEVLIDCAQLVKNNSIQGCKMNNINVVYTPWANLKKTGDMDVGQIGFHRQKEVKIVAVEKKINEMINRLEKTKEERFPDLAAEKESRDREERNEKKAQLQEQKKREKEEQKRKKEMEELKSYSSLMKDEKMKTNEDGYDSDDFM; this is encoded by the exons ATGGGGAAGGACAAGTATGAAA ATGAGGATCTAATCAAGTACGGGTGGCCTGAAGACATCTG GTTTCATGTGGACAAACTGTCCTCGGCTCACGTTTATCTGAGATTGCCAAAG GGTAACACCATAAATGACATCCCCCCGGAGGTGCTGATAGACTGTGCACAGCTggtgaaaaacaacagcattcaAG GCTGTAAGATGAACAACATCAACGTGGTTTACACACCGTGGGCCAACCTGAAGAAAACCGGAGACATGGACGTGGGACAGATCGGCTTCCATCGACAGAAAGAG GTGAAGATCGTAGCGGTGGAGAAGAAGATCAACGAGATGATAAACCGTctggagaaaacaaaagaagaacGCTTCCCCGACCTGGCGGCAGAGAAAGAGtcgagagacagagaggagaggaacgAGAAGAAAGCTCAGCTTCAAGAACAGAAGAAACgagagaaagaggagcagaagaggaaaaaagagatgGAGGAACTCAA GAGCTATTCTTCACTGATGAAAGACGAAAAAATGAAGACCAATGAG GACGGCTACGATTCAGACGACTTCATGTGA
- the ccdc25 gene encoding coiled-coil domain-containing protein 25 isoform X1 produces MVFYFKSAVVNPPYTIYMGKDKYENEDLIKYGWPEDIWFHVDKLSSAHVYLRLPKGNTINDIPPEVLIDCAQLVKNNSIQGCKMNNINVVYTPWANLKKTGDMDVGQIGFHRQKEVKIVAVEKKINEMINRLEKTKEERFPDLAAEKESRDREERNEKKAQLQEQKKREKEEQKRKKEMEELKSYSSLMKDEKMKTNEDGYDSDDFM; encoded by the exons ATGGTGTTTTACTTCAAAAGTGCCG TGGTGAACCCTCCCTACACGATCTACATGGGGAAGGACAAGTATGAAA ATGAGGATCTAATCAAGTACGGGTGGCCTGAAGACATCTG GTTTCATGTGGACAAACTGTCCTCGGCTCACGTTTATCTGAGATTGCCAAAG GGTAACACCATAAATGACATCCCCCCGGAGGTGCTGATAGACTGTGCACAGCTggtgaaaaacaacagcattcaAG GCTGTAAGATGAACAACATCAACGTGGTTTACACACCGTGGGCCAACCTGAAGAAAACCGGAGACATGGACGTGGGACAGATCGGCTTCCATCGACAGAAAGAG GTGAAGATCGTAGCGGTGGAGAAGAAGATCAACGAGATGATAAACCGTctggagaaaacaaaagaagaacGCTTCCCCGACCTGGCGGCAGAGAAAGAGtcgagagacagagaggagaggaacgAGAAGAAAGCTCAGCTTCAAGAACAGAAGAAACgagagaaagaggagcagaagaggaaaaaagagatgGAGGAACTCAA GAGCTATTCTTCACTGATGAAAGACGAAAAAATGAAGACCAATGAG GACGGCTACGATTCAGACGACTTCATGTGA